A genomic stretch from Lathyrus oleraceus cultivar Zhongwan6 chromosome 2, CAAS_Psat_ZW6_1.0, whole genome shotgun sequence includes:
- the LOC127123709 gene encoding uncharacterized protein LOC127123709, translating into MEKYSRRNTYEYKIRESGFDELQKLGFMLIGEQNDVFKRAYGNLSGVLTTKIDSGLILTFAQFYDPTLHCFMFQYFLLAPTLEEFAHIVCIPVRDQIPYMGVVGFPKVTLVAQALHLEKNLVKSNLRTKGNVKGFTSKFLFKKATLFDSSGSWDAFFVVFSLLIYGLVLFPNIERFVDKTTITIFISKNSTPTLLADVFFSFHWRNQKRGGMIHCCIPLIYKWILTHLPRR; encoded by the coding sequence ATGGAGAAATATAGCCGAAGGAATACATATGAGTACAAAATCAGAGAGTCCGGGTTTGATGAGCTTCAGAAGCTTGGTTTCATGTTGATCGGTGAGCAGAATGATGTCTTCAAGAGGGCTTATGGTAATTTGTCGGGTGTCCTGACGACCAAGATAGATTCGGGGTTGATCCTTACTTTTGCCCAGTTCTATGATCCCACGCTGCATTGTTTCATGTTCCAGTATTTTCTCCTAGCTCCTACTCTAGAGGAGTTTGCTCATATTGTATGTATTCCAGTTAGAGATCAGATTCCTTACATGGGTGTTGTTGGATTTCCAAAGGTTACTTTGGTTGCTCAAGCTCTTCATCTTGAGAAGAACTTGGTTAAGTCTAATCTTCGTACAAAGGGAAACGTCAAAGGTTTTACTTCAAAATTTCTTTTTAAGAAGGCCACTTTGTTTGATAGTAGTGGAAGTTGGGATGCCTTCTTTGTTGTTTTCTCTCTCCTTATTTATGGGTTGGTTCTCTTTCCGAATATTGAACGGTTCGTTGACAAAACTACTATTACTATTTTCATCTCCAAAAATTCAACGCCTACTCTCTTAGCCGatgttttcttttctttccatTGGAGAAACCAGAAAAGAGGTGGGATGATTCATTGTTGCATTCCTTTGATTTACAAGTGGATTTTGACTCACTTGCCAAGAAGATGA